In Methanonatronarchaeum sp. AMET-Sl, one genomic interval encodes:
- a CDS encoding nucleotide sugar dehydrogenase — protein sequence MKLIDKLLENEATVCVMGVGYVGEALIEEFSKKIDVIGLDINQDKINRLNERNDKNNLEYTTNQNRISEADFILIAVPTPIKDGEPDLSILKDAASTVSENLTKNSVVVVESTVYPGATEEVVKPVLEKSGLVCGRDFSIGYSPERINPGDDEHTLKTITKNIAGYDEETTELLSKLYGKVCDEVYIAEDIRTAEAAKGIENIQRDLNIALMNELSLIFDRLDLDTDNVLEAAATKWNFHPYEPGLVGGHCIPVDPYYLLHKSKKAGYDPKIITAGREINNEMPEHIVDLVQKNLEKVNKKISDSKILILGLTYKENVADTRNSPAKKIAEKLKKRDAEVYGLDPYVKEIEKEFEIQEVKDIEDCNPDCTIVSVTHKEFEKITLENLKDSMKENPVLIDVRGKYNKEKAIKKGFYYKKL from the coding sequence ATGAAGCTTATAGATAAACTTTTAGAGAATGAAGCTACAGTCTGTGTTATGGGTGTTGGTTACGTTGGGGAAGCTCTTATAGAGGAGTTTTCCAAAAAAATAGATGTTATCGGTCTCGATATCAATCAAGATAAAATAAATCGTTTAAACGAAAGAAATGATAAAAATAACCTTGAATACACTACAAACCAAAATCGGATTTCTGAGGCTGATTTCATTTTGATTGCTGTACCTACTCCTATAAAAGATGGAGAGCCGGATCTCAGTATTTTGAAGGATGCTGCAAGTACTGTCAGTGAAAATTTAACTAAAAATAGCGTTGTGGTAGTTGAATCAACTGTATATCCTGGAGCGACTGAAGAGGTTGTTAAACCGGTTCTAGAGAAATCTGGTCTTGTTTGTGGTAGAGATTTCTCGATAGGATACTCACCAGAAAGAATAAACCCAGGCGACGATGAACACACATTAAAAACAATCACCAAGAATATAGCAGGATATGACGAAGAAACCACGGAGTTACTATCCAAATTATATGGGAAGGTTTGTGATGAGGTCTATATTGCTGAGGATATACGTACAGCAGAGGCTGCTAAAGGTATAGAGAACATACAGAGAGACTTGAACATAGCTTTGATGAATGAACTATCCTTGATATTTGATAGGCTGGATTTGGACACAGATAATGTTCTGGAGGCTGCCGCTACTAAATGGAACTTCCATCCCTATGAACCTGGATTAGTAGGTGGACATTGCATACCCGTAGACCCATACTACCTCCTACATAAATCAAAAAAAGCAGGATACGATCCAAAAATAATCACCGCAGGAAGAGAAATTAATAACGAAATGCCAGAACACATAGTAGATTTAGTCCAAAAAAATCTAGAGAAAGTTAATAAAAAAATCAGCGATTCAAAGATACTGATTTTAGGATTAACTTACAAAGAAAACGTAGCTGACACCAGAAACTCACCAGCCAAAAAAATAGCAGAAAAACTTAAAAAAAGAGATGCAGAAGTCTACGGACTAGACCCCTACGTCAAGGAAATTGAAAAAGAATTCGAGATACAGGAAGTAAAAGACATAGAGGATTGCAATCCGGATTGCACAATTGTAAGTGTAACACACAAAGAATTTGAAAAAATTACCCTAGAAAATTTGAAAGATAGTATGAAAGAGAACCCAGTTTTAATTGACGTTAGAGGTAAATATAATAAAGAAAAAGCCATAAAGAAAGGATTCTATTATAAAAAGCTATAA
- a CDS encoding glycosyltransferase family 4 protein, translated as MKILRVAGDIYPEVVGGVGLHVHEMSKMQSEMGHDVTVLSKKTGEKPNREFRDGYELYRYDPDIELFGNPISLNVFNRLRSCVGDFDVVHAHSHLFFTTNLTAFLSKFRETPLVITNHGLESQTAPLWFSNLYNKTLGRWTFRQADAIITYSKEEKQKIRELGIKNKIETIHNGINTDTFKPLNQVEEKNQILWVGRFQPGKGVKHLIKAFKQLKNKGYKNLKLKMVGEGPLKKEIIKKTKKHGLDQSIIFKDFTPNKEMPQLYNESKAFILPSLTEGVPRTVLESLSCGTPVITTNLPQLKQIVNGCGYMVHKKNPHQLAEKTSKLLNNETKRNKFKENGRKKIKKHYSWSDTVRKTNLVYKNLINSNQ; from the coding sequence TTGAAGATTCTGCGGGTTGCTGGGGATATTTATCCTGAGGTTGTTGGTGGTGTTGGTCTGCATGTTCATGAGATGTCGAAGATGCAGTCGGAGATGGGTCATGATGTGACTGTTCTTTCTAAAAAAACTGGAGAAAAACCTAATAGGGAGTTTAGAGATGGATATGAACTTTATAGATATGATCCGGATATAGAGTTGTTTGGGAACCCTATATCTCTGAATGTATTTAATAGATTGAGGAGTTGTGTTGGTGATTTTGATGTTGTTCATGCTCATTCTCATCTTTTTTTCACCACCAATCTGACTGCATTTTTAAGTAAATTTAGGGAGACACCTTTGGTTATTACGAATCATGGTCTTGAGTCTCAAACCGCTCCATTATGGTTCAGTAATCTCTATAACAAAACTCTTGGGAGATGGACATTCAGACAAGCAGACGCAATAATAACCTATTCAAAAGAAGAAAAACAAAAAATAAGAGAATTAGGAATTAAAAACAAAATAGAAACCATACATAACGGAATAAACACAGATACCTTCAAACCACTCAATCAAGTTGAAGAAAAAAACCAGATCTTATGGGTAGGTCGCTTCCAACCTGGAAAAGGAGTTAAACACCTAATAAAAGCATTCAAACAACTCAAAAACAAAGGATATAAAAATTTAAAATTAAAGATGGTTGGAGAAGGACCATTAAAAAAAGAAATAATCAAAAAAACCAAAAAACACGGCTTAGACCAATCAATAATATTCAAAGACTTCACTCCAAATAAAGAAATGCCTCAACTATACAACGAATCAAAAGCCTTTATCCTACCAAGCCTTACCGAAGGCGTACCCAGAACAGTGCTAGAATCACTATCATGCGGAACACCCGTCATAACAACCAACCTACCCCAACTCAAACAAATAGTCAACGGATGCGGCTACATGGTACATAAAAAAAATCCCCACCAACTGGCAGAAAAAACCTCCAAACTCCTAAACAATGAAACTAAAAGAAATAAATTTAAAGAAAACGGCCGCAAAAAAATAAAAAAACACTACAGCTGGAGCGACACAGTAAGAAAAACCAACCTCGTATATAAAAATCTAATCAACTCTAATCAATGA
- a CDS encoding glycosyltransferase family 4 protein, whose translation MTEFDSIGIVRFPASSAGSKPLSNLVSICSSFSDEVYVVSGNQGFEQTPDSNKINTHRVNHKSGNNIFTRTLRYLFSQIRMSYGILKEKKVDNYLFFWSGYLLLPLIVAKLMGKNTVIALMAKPTSYNKDSGRHNILIKFSFWLSDGIILYSENLLKEWGLEKYKNKTEFAYEHIVDFSTFNLDKSYSEREYDIGYIGRFEEVKNVIGFLKSIPLLLNSTESVKNVFLGGDGSQKKEAMKYIENEKLEEYIHYEGWIEHNHLPGYLNELKVLALPSHSEGLPNIMLEAMACGTPVLASPVGSIPDIIEDGENGFILKENTPEGIAEKIKEIDELEESKKEEIARKAYKTVKKHHTSKKVKENYKQTLKHTFK comes from the coding sequence TTGACTGAGTTCGATTCAATCGGGATTGTTCGTTTTCCTGCTAGTTCGGCTGGTTCTAAGCCATTAAGTAACTTAGTTTCTATATGTAGTTCCTTTTCTGATGAAGTCTATGTGGTATCTGGAAATCAAGGTTTTGAACAGACACCTGATTCAAACAAAATTAATACACATCGGGTTAACCATAAGAGCGGAAATAATATCTTTACAAGGACTTTAAGATATCTCTTTAGCCAGATTAGGATGTCATATGGTATATTGAAAGAAAAAAAAGTAGATAACTACTTGTTCTTCTGGTCAGGATACCTACTACTACCTCTAATAGTAGCGAAACTAATGGGTAAAAACACTGTAATAGCTCTTATGGCTAAGCCTACTAGCTACAATAAGGATTCAGGTCGACACAATATTCTAATTAAATTTAGTTTTTGGTTATCCGATGGAATCATACTCTACTCAGAGAACTTGTTGAAGGAATGGGGGCTTGAAAAATATAAAAATAAAACCGAGTTTGCTTATGAACATATAGTTGATTTCAGTACTTTCAACTTAGATAAATCTTATTCTGAAAGAGAATATGATATTGGTTATATTGGCAGGTTTGAAGAGGTTAAAAACGTTATAGGTTTTTTAAAATCCATTCCTTTACTCTTAAATTCAACAGAGTCAGTTAAAAATGTTTTTTTAGGTGGTGATGGAAGCCAAAAAAAGGAAGCTATGAAGTACATCGAAAATGAAAAACTTGAAGAATATATTCATTATGAGGGTTGGATTGAACACAATCACCTCCCAGGATATTTGAATGAATTAAAGGTTTTAGCACTTCCATCTCATTCGGAGGGATTGCCTAACATTATGTTGGAAGCAATGGCATGTGGAACCCCTGTACTAGCTTCACCAGTAGGTTCAATTCCAGATATAATAGAAGATGGAGAAAATGGATTTATATTAAAAGAAAACACACCCGAAGGTATCGCAGAAAAAATAAAAGAAATAGATGAACTTGAAGAATCAAAAAAAGAAGAAATTGCTAGAAAAGCTTATAAAACAGTAAAAAAACACCATACCTCTAAAAAAGTAAAGGAAAACTACAAACAAACCCTTAAACATACATTCAAATAA
- a CDS encoding SDR family oxidoreductase yields the protein MNVLVTGGAGFIGSNLAEELSKNHDVKILDNLSTGKIENISELLNKNNVEFIEGSITDLNLVKESLSGVDWVFHQAALASVPRSVKNPEKTNQANIDGTLNVLTAARDLGVNKVVFASSSSVYGGGEDLPKKENMRARTLSPYAASKLSGEKYCEAFHEVYGLDTVSLRYFNVFGPKQDPGSEYAAVIPKFIKRLSNDQPPVIYGDGQQTRDFTYIDNVVRANILAAKKDELGVFNVGCGERFSIDELARSLAEIMSKDIDPVYTEPREGDVRHSLADITKIEENLGYAPDVGFYEGLEQTVEWYNEAYR from the coding sequence ATGAATGTATTGGTTACTGGTGGCGCTGGATTCATTGGCAGTAATTTAGCAGAGGAACTATCTAAAAATCATGATGTAAAGATTTTAGATAATCTCTCTACAGGTAAAATCGAAAACATCTCAGAATTATTGAATAAAAATAATGTTGAGTTTATCGAAGGAAGTATCACGGATTTAAACTTGGTTAAAGAGAGTTTAAGTGGTGTTGATTGGGTTTTTCATCAAGCAGCTCTGGCTTCCGTACCAAGGAGCGTAAAAAATCCTGAAAAAACAAACCAAGCTAACATTGATGGTACCTTGAATGTTTTAACTGCAGCAAGAGACCTAGGTGTCAATAAAGTTGTTTTTGCATCTTCTTCATCGGTATATGGTGGCGGTGAAGACCTACCTAAAAAAGAAAATATGAGAGCTAGAACGTTGTCTCCTTATGCTGCATCAAAATTAAGTGGAGAGAAATATTGTGAGGCCTTTCATGAAGTATATGGTTTGGATACGGTCTCTTTAAGGTATTTCAATGTTTTCGGCCCTAAACAAGATCCTGGCTCGGAGTATGCAGCAGTGATTCCAAAATTCATAAAGCGCCTATCAAACGACCAGCCACCCGTAATCTATGGGGATGGTCAGCAAACCAGAGACTTCACATATATAGATAATGTGGTTAGGGCAAATATACTGGCCGCTAAAAAGGATGAGCTCGGTGTTTTTAATGTTGGTTGTGGAGAAAGATTTTCAATCGATGAGCTTGCAAGGAGCCTAGCGGAGATAATGAGTAAAGATATAGATCCTGTGTATACTGAGCCTCGTGAAGGAGATGTCAGACATAGTTTAGCGGATATAACTAAAATAGAAGAAAATTTGGGATACGCTCCTGATGTTGGCTTTTATGAAGGATTGGAACAAACTGTTGAGTGGTATAATGAAGCTTATAGATAA
- a CDS encoding glycosyltransferase: protein MNSLGLSGGAERVAAELGSSLNSLDYEVTFLTFRDRDLEYKYNADTICLNFTKGDSKVRNIYNSLKLARKVSKICKEENIDTSISFLTWPNIVSVLSKKLFRNPSKVILSVRSNPLRGYQLEKRLLYPSSDKVVALSRQVEEILNTRFSLNNTTTIYNIQNPQKFIEKSRKQLPKKHQKLLLNGFNYIHIGRLHPVKGQWHLLRSFKKISEEKTDSKLIILSDGRLKNKLNTLINKLDLEDSVFLLGKVENVFPYLRESDCFVFSSYYEGFGNVLTEALSQNLPVISTDCIAGPREILCPNTPIGKKLEYPYYGEYGVLVPTFQEEMFFKSLKEEPLSREEEIFAETMKKLQNDEKLIEKYSNGRERVEDFKKEKIIKKWEKVI from the coding sequence ATTAATAGTTTAGGGTTAAGTGGTGGTGCTGAGCGGGTTGCAGCAGAACTAGGTTCCAGCCTGAACTCCCTTGATTATGAAGTAACCTTCCTAACATTTAGAGATAGGGATTTGGAGTATAAATATAACGCTGATACTATATGTTTAAACTTTACTAAAGGCGATTCTAAAGTTAGAAATATTTATAACAGCCTTAAATTAGCTAGAAAGGTTTCAAAGATATGTAAGGAAGAAAATATTGATACATCCATATCTTTTTTAACTTGGCCTAATATTGTATCGGTTTTAAGTAAAAAATTATTCAGAAATCCAAGCAAAGTTATATTATCGGTTAGAAGCAACCCCTTAAGAGGATATCAGTTGGAGAAAAGGTTGCTTTATCCAAGTTCGGATAAAGTTGTGGCGTTAAGTAGGCAAGTTGAAGAAATTCTAAATACGAGGTTCTCATTAAACAATACAACAACCATATATAACATTCAGAATCCTCAAAAATTTATAGAAAAATCCAGAAAACAACTACCAAAAAAACATCAGAAGTTGCTGTTAAATGGTTTTAACTATATACATATAGGGCGTTTACATCCTGTAAAAGGGCAGTGGCACTTATTAAGGAGTTTTAAAAAAATATCAGAGGAAAAAACCGATTCAAAGCTGATAATTTTAAGTGACGGCAGATTAAAAAACAAATTAAATACTCTAATAAATAAATTGGATTTGGAAGATAGTGTATTCTTGTTGGGTAAAGTAGAGAATGTCTTTCCATACCTAAGAGAAAGTGACTGTTTTGTATTCTCCTCCTATTACGAGGGTTTTGGGAACGTTTTGACTGAAGCACTTTCCCAAAACCTACCTGTTATATCTACAGATTGTATTGCTGGTCCAAGAGAGATACTCTGTCCTAACACGCCTATCGGAAAAAAATTAGAGTATCCCTATTATGGTGAATATGGAGTTTTAGTTCCAACCTTTCAAGAAGAGATGTTTTTCAAGAGTTTAAAAGAAGAACCTCTTTCTAGAGAGGAAGAGATATTTGCTGAAACAATGAAAAAACTTCAAAACGACGAAAAATTAATTGAAAAGTACTCTAACGGTAGAGAAAGGGTTGAAGACTTTAAAAAAGAAAAAATAATCAAAAAATGGGAGAAGGTTATTTAA
- a CDS encoding DUF2206 domain-containing protein, translated as MLDRKELFLYFGLVLGSAGYIYFELPFREWVVLPVFLFLPGFLILKIFDLDSLRNWGVFSFSLAFSIGFLMVSGFILNNTLLYLGVKNPLNYLYLGVSAILLIFSILAVHFGRNSGFVLDGSIFSLNHLEIFIVSLSVFIFALSVFSANFMRAYDVVFYSFITYLSIAVGLVAIWIVKDKINEGMYPLAILSFSLSITILLVFKSSYFYGHDVYSSYYLANSISYAGYWSILYDGGLTSSLSITLLPPVLESFSGLDMLLVFNLLITLVLGLIPVILYLVLRSFISPFWSFIGAFFYLANMWYVTAGSGLRTQMAFLFVALLIYLLSGSIKVHWKKYLLSVSALVFIIFSHYATTYAFIFILFFGYLWTVFNKNSGVLFKKMEISDISLPYNTLTSLLLTLLGFTFIWNSYISAPFESAVRVIERSLLGFFYGIEEEHTYRDTLTGHGAEAHLLEYPLTVQIEFVLQWLIIIFIAVGAIYILLKNLYPKRNLLKTPKDLELNQYFDSEYFALAVGGFFVGAILLMPGPDPGMGISRTWGLLSLFFPILFIIGANLLLKKTRKKQLTIIILLAIFFLSLTGCTYYAYDKIGEEHRDIEDFKGSVLNNIDEVRGMHYEIYDSEIHSGKWTSENIDDLKNVYTDHRGLERVIATFYDSGYVYDWDKSWTWFYDYSFEDFEEIDGYIYLRHVNVEQNEYRVGGFFDYADFEPIYLNMHNASEFNKIYSNNGSQLFKK; from the coding sequence ATGTTGGATAGAAAAGAATTGTTCCTATATTTTGGGTTGGTTTTAGGGAGTGCTGGATATATTTATTTTGAGCTTCCTTTTAGAGAGTGGGTTGTGCTTCCTGTATTTTTGTTTCTACCTGGCTTTTTAATATTGAAGATTTTTGATTTAGATTCTCTTAGAAACTGGGGGGTTTTTTCTTTCTCATTAGCTTTTAGTATAGGGTTTTTGATGGTATCCGGATTTATTTTGAACAATACATTATTGTATTTAGGAGTTAAAAATCCCTTGAATTATCTTTATCTTGGCGTTTCTGCAATACTACTAATTTTTAGTATATTGGCGGTTCACTTCGGGAGAAATAGTGGTTTTGTTTTGGATGGATCAATTTTTAGTTTAAATCATTTGGAAATTTTCATAGTTTCATTGTCTGTATTTATTTTTGCCTTGAGTGTTTTTTCAGCTAATTTTATGAGGGCCTATGACGTTGTTTTTTATTCTTTTATTACTTATCTATCGATAGCTGTAGGATTGGTCGCTATATGGATTGTTAAAGACAAAATAAATGAGGGTATGTATCCATTAGCAATACTTTCGTTTTCTCTTTCGATTACCATTCTATTGGTATTCAAATCGAGTTATTTCTATGGACATGATGTTTATTCTTCTTATTACTTGGCAAATAGTATTTCTTATGCTGGTTACTGGAGTATTTTATATGACGGTGGATTAACGAGTTCCTTGAGTATTACGCTTTTACCTCCTGTTTTGGAGAGTTTTTCAGGGCTTGATATGCTTTTGGTTTTTAATTTGCTTATAACGCTTGTTCTTGGTTTAATACCGGTTATACTTTATTTGGTTTTGAGGAGTTTTATCAGTCCTTTCTGGTCTTTTATCGGTGCGTTTTTCTATTTAGCTAATATGTGGTATGTGACAGCGGGGAGTGGTCTTAGGACTCAGATGGCTTTTCTTTTTGTTGCCTTGTTAATCTATCTTTTATCCGGGTCTATAAAGGTGCATTGGAAGAAATATTTGCTGTCTGTTTCTGCATTGGTATTTATTATATTCTCACATTATGCGACAACCTATGCATTTATTTTTATTTTGTTTTTTGGTTATCTATGGACTGTGTTCAACAAGAATTCAGGGGTTTTATTTAAAAAAATGGAAATCTCCGATATATCTTTACCATATAATACTCTGACTAGTCTTTTGCTCACTTTATTAGGCTTTACATTTATCTGGAACAGCTATATATCTGCTCCATTTGAAAGCGCCGTAAGAGTAATAGAAAGAAGTTTACTTGGATTTTTCTATGGTATAGAGGAAGAACATACATACAGAGATACATTAACAGGTCATGGAGCCGAGGCACACCTATTAGAATACCCATTAACGGTTCAGATAGAGTTTGTGCTTCAGTGGTTAATTATCATCTTCATCGCTGTTGGAGCCATCTATATATTGTTGAAAAATCTGTATCCAAAAAGAAATTTACTGAAAACACCAAAAGACTTGGAATTAAACCAGTATTTTGATTCTGAATATTTTGCACTGGCTGTTGGAGGGTTTTTTGTTGGAGCAATTCTTTTAATGCCAGGACCCGATCCAGGTATGGGAATCAGTAGAACATGGGGACTTTTATCTTTATTCTTCCCAATACTATTCATAATCGGTGCAAACCTACTTCTCAAAAAAACCAGAAAAAAACAACTAACCATAATAATATTGCTCGCCATCTTCTTTCTAAGTCTTACAGGATGCACCTACTATGCATATGACAAAATTGGCGAAGAACACAGGGACATAGAAGACTTTAAAGGGAGTGTCTTAAATAATATTGATGAAGTTAGGGGTATGCATTACGAAATCTATGACTCAGAGATACATTCAGGAAAATGGACATCTGAAAATATAGACGATTTAAAGAACGTCTATACTGACCATAGAGGATTGGAAAGAGTTATCGCTACATTCTATGACAGTGGCTACGTTTACGATTGGGATAAAAGTTGGACATGGTTCTATGATTATAGTTTTGAGGACTTCGAGGAGATTGATGGATATATCTACTTAAGACATGTTAATGTGGAACAAAACGAATATAGAGTTGGAGGGTTTTTTGATTACGCTGATTTTGAACCAATCTATTTAAATATGCATAATGCATCTGAATTTAATAAGATATATTCAAACAACGGTAGTCAATTATTTAAAAAATAA
- a CDS encoding glycosyltransferase family 4 protein has product MSKKIGFFNTEFPSSPPFNKTETNCSGGAGYSLRDTVLNIDKDKFKCTIISVGSKNHVQKEKINQNTRLFRYPTLEPFFSNYGSPYKLIPTPQFVFGPSNKQFDLIHCHLGYPGAGLPALYYKYKNGVPLVLSIRGSLNANWGGLKRRIGMETYLNTVMPLLLHKSDMVVVPTEGFISEASILKGYEDEIRVVNNGVDFAAFSKKEASLIKDIPYYQELKEFNQKLLFVGDLVERKGIKTLMAAFESVIDKYPSTCLIIVGSGPLKEFVEKRADKKGYSNKVILTGYVSSQDKLAKLYSCSDLFVFPSKAETFGRVLLESMAAGTPCLVSDIGPLMSVIKKGEVGLHAEVDNPRDFADKIIEFFEMQDEDKRMLEEKSVEYARRHSWSNVARQMEEIYMELLS; this is encoded by the coding sequence ATGAGTAAGAAGATAGGGTTTTTTAATACAGAATTCCCCTCCTCTCCCCCATTCAACAAAACTGAAACAAATTGCTCAGGTGGTGCAGGCTATTCCCTAAGAGACACAGTATTGAATATCGATAAAGATAAATTCAAATGCACAATTATTTCAGTCGGCTCAAAAAACCATGTACAAAAAGAAAAAATAAATCAAAATACTAGACTATTTAGATATCCTACTTTGGAGCCATTTTTCTCAAATTATGGTAGCCCATATAAACTAATACCAACCCCACAATTTGTATTCGGACCCTCAAATAAACAATTTGACTTAATTCATTGTCATTTAGGATACCCAGGGGCTGGCCTACCTGCCCTTTACTATAAGTATAAAAACGGTGTCCCGTTAGTGCTCTCTATAAGAGGGTCACTTAACGCTAATTGGGGTGGTTTAAAAAGAAGAATAGGGATGGAAACGTATTTAAATACTGTTATGCCTTTATTGTTACATAAAAGTGATATGGTTGTTGTTCCAACTGAAGGATTTATATCAGAAGCTTCTATCTTGAAGGGATATGAAGACGAAATTAGAGTGGTGAATAATGGTGTAGATTTTGCAGCTTTTTCAAAGAAAGAGGCCAGTTTAATTAAGGATATTCCTTATTATCAGGAGCTAAAAGAGTTTAATCAGAAATTGTTATTTGTTGGAGATCTAGTTGAGAGGAAAGGTATTAAAACCTTAATGGCTGCATTTGAAAGTGTCATAGATAAATATCCATCTACTTGTCTTATAATAGTTGGAAGCGGTCCTTTAAAGGAATTTGTTGAAAAAAGGGCTGATAAAAAAGGTTATTCAAATAAGGTAATCTTAACTGGATATGTATCGAGCCAGGATAAATTGGCTAAATTATACTCGTGTTCCGATTTATTTGTGTTTCCATCGAAAGCAGAGACCTTTGGTAGAGTTCTTCTTGAATCAATGGCTGCGGGAACACCATGTTTAGTAAGCGATATCGGACCATTAATGAGCGTTATTAAAAAAGGGGAAGTTGGTTTACATGCAGAAGTTGATAACCCAAGGGACTTTGCTGACAAAATAATTGAGTTTTTCGAGATGCAGGATGAAGATAAAAGGATGTTGGAGGAGAAGTCTGTTGAGTATGCTAGAAGGCATTCTTGGAGTAATGTTGCTAGGCAGATGGAGGAGATTTATATGGAGTTGTTATCTTGA
- a CDS encoding phosphotransferase: protein MFHQTLENNPEQKNINCPKVRKVDLDRDILVMDYIEGNDLRKLLLRRKPVDSDYLSMILKSVGNGLAKFHKTFIKPDWKSKKNLENYCSYWRIRGETKISLRRLKKSRLNYVSSTFGDISPDNILVKNDKAYLIDFPSPSKKGCIGPPHIDLARFKYSLYRLNLYPHFNFLPLDWWSPEKLFEQFAEGYQNEIDSKINNIDKKIIKNLLKEYVITERNKIKNTKNQSIKGKLTNIYHLYMLHKIKKETK from the coding sequence ATTTTCCATCAAACCCTTGAAAATAATCCAGAACAAAAAAATATTAACTGTCCTAAAGTAAGGAAAGTTGATTTAGATAGAGATATCTTAGTAATGGACTATATTGAAGGAAATGATTTAAGAAAACTTCTTCTTAGAAGAAAACCAGTAGATTCTGATTATTTATCAATGATTCTTAAGTCGGTTGGTAATGGATTAGCAAAATTCCACAAGACTTTTATTAAACCGGATTGGAAATCTAAGAAAAATTTAGAGAACTATTGCAGTTATTGGAGAATAAGGGGAGAAACAAAGATTTCTTTAAGACGATTGAAAAAAAGTAGATTAAATTATGTATCAAGCACATTTGGAGATATAAGCCCTGATAATATATTAGTTAAGAATGACAAAGCATATCTAATCGATTTTCCCAGTCCATCGAAAAAAGGATGTATAGGTCCACCTCACATAGATTTAGCAAGGTTCAAATACTCTCTATACAGACTAAATTTGTATCCTCATTTTAATTTTTTACCACTTGACTGGTGGTCACCAGAAAAACTGTTTGAACAATTTGCAGAAGGCTATCAAAACGAAATAGATTCAAAAATAAATAATATAGACAAAAAAATCATAAAAAATCTATTAAAAGAATACGTTATAACAGAAAGAAATAAAATAAAAAATACTAAAAACCAAAGCATCAAAGGCAAACTTACAAACATATATCATCTTTATATGCTACATAAAATCAAAAAAGAAACAAAATAA